A single genomic interval of Cervus elaphus chromosome 26, mCerEla1.1, whole genome shotgun sequence harbors:
- the LOC122684269 gene encoding translation initiation factor IF-2-like → MRWCPGLRRKDTAAAAPPPAPAAAPPPELAAAPPPAPAAAPAPAAPRGPGPRRAPRPRPPARAAPNSLEVGCGALGSAPPALPAQRTREREARQSPRRMREPRGPPLRLRVAKGRAAVFHPPTPAPRQRWYGSGLRPVKAPPGAARGWGTQPPLACRGIAGGCVPVSSRTRPGWGGVRMGLASGSRSPPASSPEERLVFLGAASERSREPKRSRRKEPWSWDGVGPVPLQPLPGVSVFPSEPTLGPPPGLIIELPCTRHVPGTALQSLHTFTFVSPRG, encoded by the coding sequence ATGCGTTGGTGTCCCGGGCTGCGCCGCAAGGACACCGccgccgcggccccgccccctgcgcccgccgcggccccgccccccgaGCTCGCCGCGGCTCCGCCCCCCGCGCCGGCCGCGGCCCCGGCCCCCGCCGCGCCCCGCGGCCCCGGCCCCCGCCGCGCCCCGCGGCCCCGCCCTCCTGCGCGCGCCGCTCCCAACTCGCTGGAAGTGGGGTGCGGGGCCCTGGGGTCGGCCCCGCCTGCGCTCCCGGCCCAGCGCACGCGAGAAAGAGAGGCCCGGCAGTCTCCCCGGCGGATGCGCGAGCCGCGGGGCCCCCCACTGCGACTGCGCGTCGCCAAAGGGAGGGCCGCTGTTTtccaccccccaaccccggcTCCCCGACAGAGATGGTACGGCTCTGGGCTCCGCCCCGTGAAGGCACCGCCCGGGGCGGCCCGCGGGTGGGGGACCCAGCCCCCGCTGGCTTGCCGGGGAATTGCCGGCGGCTGCGTTCCCGTTTCTTCCCGGACGcggccggggtggggtggggtccgGATGGGGTTAGCCTCGGGGTCCCGGTCCCCCCCCGCCTCCAGCCCAGAGGAAAGACTCGTGTTTCTGGGAGCCGCATCGGAGCGCAGCAGGGAGCCGAAGCGGTCTCGCAGGAAAGAGCCCTGGTCCTGGGACGGTGTAGGGCCGGTGCCTCTCCAACCACTGCCCGGAGTGAGCGTCTTTCCGAGTGAACCGACCTTGGGACCTCCGCCAGGCCTGATAATAGAGTTACCGTGCACCCGCCACGTGCCAGGGACTGCGCTGCAGAGTTTACATACATTTACCTTTGTTTCACCCCGAGGATAG